A single window of Vibrio alfacsensis DNA harbors:
- a CDS encoding phosphoglucomutase/phosphomannomutase family protein — translation MIKFGTGGWRAFIGEEFTKDNVRLVAQAVANITNNESVADRGFIIGYDRRFLSDKAGRWFAEVLAANGIVVSFIDKFVPTPIVMFQAKEMNCAYSACITASHNPADYNGIKVFIEGGRDADEIITQKIETQIATLTAQDVKSVDFDQAVEDKQINIINPMNAFVDSIIDFIDIEAIKRANLRVLIDPMFGVAKNALQTVLINGRCEVDVINDGKNPDFGGLMPSPSAATLYRLMHLVEQEGYDIGIGTDGDADRLGIIDEKGHFIHPNEVLLLLYYYLLEYKGWKGSVVRNIATTHLLDKVAADHGEKCFEVPVGFKHISSQMEADDSLIGGESSGGLTIRGHIKGKDGVFASSLLVEMISVTGKKLSELLDEIYGKYGYAYMAEGDCKFKPAQKEILFNKIYVEKQLPEFEFEIEKVSYEDGAKVYFKNGGWIIARFSGTEPLLRIFAEMQDKDTAERVLQQFKDFLSL, via the coding sequence ATGATCAAATTTGGTACAGGCGGTTGGCGTGCATTTATCGGTGAGGAGTTCACCAAAGATAATGTACGTTTAGTTGCTCAAGCAGTGGCAAACATTACGAACAACGAATCCGTCGCGGATCGCGGCTTTATTATCGGCTATGACCGTCGCTTTCTTTCTGACAAAGCAGGTCGTTGGTTTGCAGAAGTTCTTGCAGCAAACGGCATCGTGGTGAGCTTTATCGACAAGTTTGTTCCAACCCCTATCGTGATGTTTCAAGCTAAAGAGATGAACTGTGCTTATTCTGCTTGTATTACGGCTTCACACAACCCTGCTGATTACAACGGCATAAAAGTTTTCATCGAAGGTGGCCGTGATGCAGACGAAATCATCACACAAAAGATCGAAACTCAAATTGCGACACTCACCGCGCAAGATGTGAAAAGTGTCGATTTTGATCAAGCTGTTGAAGATAAGCAAATTAACATCATCAACCCAATGAATGCATTTGTCGACTCAATCATCGATTTCATCGATATTGAAGCGATCAAGCGCGCGAATCTACGTGTTCTCATCGACCCTATGTTTGGTGTGGCGAAAAATGCGCTGCAAACCGTGCTGATCAATGGTCGCTGTGAAGTTGATGTCATCAACGATGGTAAAAACCCAGATTTTGGTGGCTTAATGCCATCACCAAGCGCAGCAACACTCTATCGCCTAATGCACCTTGTCGAACAAGAGGGTTATGATATTGGTATCGGAACCGATGGTGACGCAGACCGTTTAGGTATTATCGACGAAAAGGGCCACTTTATTCACCCAAATGAAGTGCTACTTCTACTTTACTACTACTTACTAGAGTACAAAGGTTGGAAAGGCTCTGTCGTACGTAACATCGCAACTACGCACCTACTCGATAAAGTCGCAGCCGATCACGGTGAAAAGTGCTTTGAAGTACCCGTAGGCTTTAAGCACATCAGTTCGCAAATGGAAGCGGATGACTCACTGATCGGTGGTGAAAGCTCTGGTGGTTTAACGATACGCGGCCATATCAAAGGTAAAGATGGCGTATTCGCATCAAGCTTATTGGTAGAAATGATTTCCGTCACTGGCAAGAAATTATCTGAGTTACTGGACGAAATCTACGGCAAGTACGGCTATGCCTACATGGCAGAGGGCGATTGCAAGTTCAAACCTGCACAAAAAGAAATACTGTTCAATAAGATTTATGTTGAAAAGCAGTTGCCTGAGTTTGAGTTTGAAATTGAAAAAGTCAGCTACGAAGATGGTGCGAAAGTGTACTTCAAGAATGGCGGTTGGATTATTGCGCGCTTCTCAGGTACTGAGCCACTGCTACGAATTTTTGCAGAAATGCAAGATAAGGACACTGCGGAACGTGTTCTTCAACAGTTTAAAGACTTCTTGTCTTTATAA
- a CDS encoding GH36-type glycosyl hydrolase domain-containing protein produces the protein MKYGYFDNENREYVITRPDVPAPWTNYLGTEKFCTVISHNAGGYSFYNSPEYNRVTKFRPNATFDRPGHYVYLRDDETGDYWSISWQPVAKSLDEASYEVRHGLSYSKFKCDYNGIEATKTLFVPKGEDAEVWDVVIKNTSDKPRTISAFSFVEFSFSHIQSDNQNHQMSLYSAGTSYNEGVIEYDLYYNTNDFEGFYYLASTFEPDSYDGQRDSFLGLYRDEANPLAVEQGKCFNTAQTCYNHCGSLHKQFTIQPGEEVRFAYILGIGKGNGDRLRAKYQDLAEVDNAFAGIKAHWDERCGKFQVKSPNEGLDTMINAWTLYQAETCVVWSRFASFIEVGGRTGLGYRDTAQDAISVPHANPAMTRKRIVDLLRGQVKAGYGLHLFDPDWFDPEKADVKPSKSPTVVPTPSDEDKIHGIEDTCSDDHLWLVPTICKYVMETGEHSFFDEIIPYADGGDATVYDHMKAALDFSAEYVGQTGICKGLRADWNDCLNLGGGESSMVSFLHFWALQEFIDLAKYLGKEADVEKYTEMAANVREACETHLWDDEGGWYIRGLTKNGDKIGTAQQAEGRVHLESNTLAVLSGAVSQERGEKAMDAVDENLFSEYGLHLNSPSFATPNDDIGFVTRVYQGVKENGAIFSHPNPWAWVAEAKLGRGDRAMKFYDALNPYNQNDIIEKRIAEPYSYVQFIMGRDHQDHGRANHPWLTGTSGWAYFAVTNFILGVRTGFDGLTIDPCIPTNWPGFEVTRQWLGATYNIKVVNPDSVSKGVKSITVNGEAVSGASVPVQAEGSVNEVIVTLG, from the coding sequence ATGAAATACGGCTATTTCGATAACGAGAATCGTGAATACGTCATCACTCGCCCTGACGTACCAGCACCTTGGACTAACTACCTAGGCACTGAAAAGTTCTGTACGGTTATCTCACATAACGCGGGTGGTTACTCGTTCTACAACTCTCCAGAATACAACCGTGTTACTAAATTCCGTCCGAATGCGACGTTTGATCGCCCTGGACATTATGTTTACCTGCGTGATGATGAGACGGGTGATTACTGGTCAATTTCATGGCAACCAGTCGCAAAAAGCCTTGATGAAGCAAGCTACGAAGTTCGTCATGGTTTGTCATACTCGAAATTTAAATGTGACTACAATGGTATCGAAGCAACGAAAACGCTATTCGTACCAAAAGGCGAAGACGCGGAAGTTTGGGATGTGGTGATTAAGAACACCTCTGACAAGCCACGTACGATCAGCGCATTCTCATTTGTTGAGTTCTCATTTAGCCACATTCAATCTGATAACCAGAACCATCAAATGTCGCTGTACTCGGCTGGTACGTCATACAACGAAGGCGTGATTGAGTACGACCTATACTACAACACCAACGATTTCGAAGGCTTCTACTACCTAGCGTCAACGTTTGAACCAGATTCGTACGACGGTCAACGTGACAGCTTCCTAGGTCTATACCGTGATGAAGCCAACCCACTAGCGGTAGAACAAGGTAAGTGTTTCAACACCGCGCAAACGTGTTACAACCACTGTGGCTCTCTGCACAAGCAATTCACCATCCAACCGGGCGAAGAAGTTCGTTTTGCTTACATTCTAGGTATCGGTAAAGGCAACGGTGACCGTCTACGTGCTAAGTACCAAGACCTTGCAGAAGTCGACAATGCATTTGCGGGCATCAAGGCACACTGGGATGAGCGTTGTGGCAAGTTCCAAGTGAAATCACCAAACGAAGGGTTAGACACCATGATCAACGCTTGGACGCTATACCAAGCAGAAACGTGTGTGGTGTGGTCTCGCTTTGCTTCATTCATCGAAGTGGGTGGTCGTACTGGTCTTGGTTACCGCGATACAGCGCAAGATGCGATCTCAGTTCCTCACGCTAACCCAGCAATGACGCGCAAACGCATCGTTGACCTACTACGTGGCCAAGTGAAAGCGGGTTACGGTCTACACCTATTCGATCCAGATTGGTTCGATCCAGAAAAAGCTGACGTTAAACCATCAAAATCACCAACGGTTGTTCCAACTCCATCTGATGAGGACAAGATCCACGGCATCGAAGACACGTGTTCTGATGACCACCTATGGCTAGTTCCAACCATTTGTAAGTACGTGATGGAAACGGGTGAACATAGCTTCTTCGACGAAATAATCCCTTACGCAGATGGTGGCGATGCAACGGTTTATGACCATATGAAAGCAGCACTAGACTTCTCTGCTGAATACGTAGGTCAAACCGGTATCTGTAAAGGTCTGCGTGCTGACTGGAACGACTGTCTAAACCTAGGTGGTGGCGAATCGTCAATGGTGTCATTCCTGCACTTCTGGGCACTGCAAGAGTTCATCGACCTAGCAAAATACCTAGGCAAAGAAGCAGACGTCGAGAAATACACGGAAATGGCAGCTAACGTTCGCGAGGCGTGTGAAACACACCTTTGGGACGATGAGGGTGGTTGGTACATCCGTGGTCTGACAAAGAATGGCGACAAGATTGGTACTGCACAACAAGCGGAAGGCCGAGTACACCTTGAGTCAAACACATTAGCGGTACTTTCTGGTGCGGTTTCTCAAGAGCGCGGTGAGAAAGCGATGGATGCGGTAGACGAGAACTTGTTCTCTGAATACGGCTTACATCTAAACTCACCATCATTTGCAACGCCAAACGATGATATTGGTTTTGTTACTCGCGTTTACCAAGGCGTAAAAGAGAACGGCGCTATCTTCTCACATCCAAACCCATGGGCTTGGGTCGCTGAAGCGAAATTAGGTCGTGGTGACCGTGCAATGAAGTTCTACGACGCACTGAACCCATACAACCAGAACGACATCATCGAAAAACGTATTGCAGAGCCTTACTCATACGTGCAGTTCATCATGGGGCGTGACCACCAAGACCACGGTCGTGCAAACCACCCATGGTTAACAGGTACCTCTGGTTGGGCTTACTTCGCCGTAACCAACTTTATCCTTGGTGTGCGTACAGGCTTCGATGGTCTTACTATCGATCCATGTATCCCAACGAACTGGCCTGGCTTCGAAGTGACTCGTCAATGGTTAGGTGCAACGTACAACATCAAAGTCGTAAACCCTGATTCAGTAAGCAAAGGCGTTAAGTCGATTACCGTAAACGGTGAAGCTGTAAGTGGTGCATCTGTACCAGTTCAAGCGGAAGGTTCAGTAAACGAAGTTATCGTAACTCTGGGTTAA